A single window of Plectropomus leopardus isolate mb chromosome 12, YSFRI_Pleo_2.0, whole genome shotgun sequence DNA harbors:
- the scg2b gene encoding secretogranin-2b, translated as MLHFHHKLPAGGAVVLLAFLLHGCAVQAASLPLRPRHYRLRGGEGEGQQAAYPPSSDMMKALEYIESLKQRNGGRPEPVDYDEVDKFRVLLQLASQQDESPGDRQPAPGVQRQDITAEQLMKALLKSLQDRKEAKLGPVSAPRNDRRTHRHRTKETEVPESAPADYGNFPRPHKKYPLMFEDEENTDASKRATEDLDEQYTPQSLANLRSIFEELGRMPTIGGQKRDVFGDDDDEEEDGFSLRSQAYEDVAGGEEWVPMEEREETEELVNGSHEEVDRALGEQEDAEKEEMQRRANQNQEEADDDTKLVDYYLLKVLEMSDQTQKRDKTGEQRKRLIRPSIVDPRTVKELLQLSLKLHVPPQDLIDMLLTEELRKLHREPQTATRYTTGQTPKIRYYSRRLPLKSKPATAPEDMDREDFLDIIGVETISNEYPVVQRPMKTPSSSDRVVSSPGANTGPVKIPPPSGRRENLFLSELNKMPLKRQADVADDEDDDGDVEDEVTTYLAAKILTEYPNTITKRDTQAQLRGHFPYELYERVMKDYLGQADTEKRPVAKRETEMATEEKVEPTEMQGKEEVMAKTSAPQTVNEEEEEEHREKAVAGM; from the coding sequence ATGCTGCATTTCCACCACAAGTTGCCCGCGGGGGGAGCCGTGGTCCTGCTCGCCTTCCTCCTCCATGGATGCGCCGTGCAGGCTGCGTCTCTCCCACTGCGTCCCCGCCACTACAGGCTGCGAGGCGGGGAGGGTGAGGGGCAGCAGGCTGCCTACCCACCCAGTTCCGACATGATGAAAGCCCTGGAGTACATTGAGAGCCTGAAGCAGCGGAACGGGGGCCGACCTGAACCCGTGGATTACGACGAAGTGGACAAGTTCAGGGTGCTGCTTCAGCTCGCTTCGCAGCAGGACGAGAGCCCCGGGGACCGCCAGCCTGCCCCCGGCGTGCAGAGGCAGGACATTACCGCTGAGCAGCTCATGAAAGCCCTGCTCAAGTCACTCCAGGACCGGAAAGAGGCGAAGCTCGGCCCCGTTTCTGCGCCCAGGAACGACCGCCGCACGCACAGACACCGCACCAAAGAAACTGAAGTTCCCGAGAGCGCACCTGCAGACTACGGTAATTTCCCCAGACCCCACAAGAAATATCCACTGATGTTCGAGGATGAGGAGAACACAGATGCCTCCAAACGGGCCACAGAGGACCTGGATGAGCAGTACACACCACAGAGCCTCGCCAATTTACGCTCCATCTTTGAAGAGCTTGGGAGGATGCCCACGATCGGGGGACAGAAGAGAGACGTGTTTGGGGACGACgatgatgaagaagaggacGGGTTCAGCCTGAGGAGCCAGGCCTATGAGGACGTGGCCGGAGGAGAGGAGTGGGTCCCcatggaggagagggaggagacggaggagtTGGTGAACGGGAGCCACGAGGAGGTGGACAGGGCGCTCGGTGAGCAGGAAGACGCTGAGAAGGAGGAGATGCAACGCAGGGCGAACCAGAACCAAGAGGAGGCTGATGATGACACCAAACTGGTAGATTACTACCTGTTGAAGGTGCTGGAGATGAGCGACCAGACGCAGAAGAGGGACAAAACCGGGGAGCAGAGAAAGAGGCTGATCCGCCCCTCCATCGTGGATCCCCGGACAGTTAAGGAGCTGCTCCAGCTCTCCCTCAAGCTCCACGTCCCTCCACAGGACCTTATCGACATGCTGCTCACAGAGGAGCTCAGGAAGCTCCACCGTGAACCCCAAACTGCAACTCGTTACACCACCGGCCAGACCCCAAAGATCAGGTACTACAGCCGCAGACTGCCGCTGAAGAGCAAGCCCGCGACCGCCCCTGAGGACATGGACAGAGAGGACTTTTTGGACATCATCGGCGTGGAGACGATCAGTAACGAGTATCCAGTGGTGCAGAGACCCATGAAGACCCCCTCCTCCTCGGACAGAGTGGTGTCCAGTCCTGGTGCAAACACAGGCCCAGTTAAAATCCCTCCTCCCTCCGGGCGCAGGGAGAACCTCTTCTTATCCGAGCTCAACAAAATGCCCCTGAAACGTCAAGCTGATGTCGCCGATGATGAAGACGATGACGGCGACGTGGAGGACGAGGTTACGACCTATTTGGCAGCCAAAATCCTCACAGAGTACCCCAACACCATCACCAAGCGGGACACCCAGGCGCAGCTGAGGGGACATTTCCCTTACGAGCTGTACGAGCGCGTCATGAAGGACTACCTGGGACAAGCGGACACTGAAAAGAGGCCAGTGGCCAAGAGGGAAACCGAAATGGCCACGGAGGAGAAAGTTGAGCCCACAGAGATGCAGGGGAAAGAGGAGGTCATGGCCAAGACGTCGGCTCCACAGACCGtgaatgaagaggaggaggaggagcaccGCGAGAAAGCTGTGGCTGGGATGTAG
- the ap1s3b gene encoding AP-1 complex subunit sigma-3b isoform X2, producing MMRFLLLFSRQGKLRLQKWFTPMSEREKKKITRDMTMMVLGRQPRSCNFLHWKDLKIIYKRYASLYFCLAIENQENELIALEVIHRYVELLDKYFGNVCELDIIFNFEKAYFILDEFLMGGEIQETSKQMVNRSIEASDMLQETMEEYMSKPAF from the exons ATG ATGCGCTTCCTGCTGCTCTTCAGTCGCCAGGGCAAGCTGCGTCTGCAGAAGTGGTTCACGCCCATGTCAGAGCGTGAGAAGAAGAAGATCACCAGGGACATGACCATGATGGTACTGGGACGGCAACCACGTTCCTGTAACTTCCTGCACTGGAAAGACCTGAAGATTATTTACAAGAG GTATGCAAGCTTGTATTTCTGCTTGGCCATAGAGAACCAGGAGAATGAGCTGATAGCCCTGGAGGTTATTCATCGCTACGTGGAGCTGCTGGACAAATACTTTGGCAAT GTGTGTGAGCTGGACATAATCTTTAACTTTGAGAAGGCCTATTTTATCCTGGATGAGTTTCTAATGGGCGGCGAAATACAAGAAACTTCCAAACAAATGGTGAACCGCTCCATCGAAGCCTCGGACATGTTGCAGGAG ACCATGGAGGAGTATATGAGCAAACCTGCATTTTAA
- the ap1s3b gene encoding AP-1 complex subunit sigma-3b isoform X1, with amino-acid sequence MMRFLLLFSRQGKLRLQKWFTPMSEREKKKITRDMTMMVLGRQPRSCNFLHWKDLKIIYKRYASLYFCLAIENQENELIALEVIHRYVELLDKYFGNVCELDIIFNFEKAYFILDEFLMGGEIQETSKQMVNRSIEASDMLQEDDSSEWYEVELFG; translated from the exons ATG ATGCGCTTCCTGCTGCTCTTCAGTCGCCAGGGCAAGCTGCGTCTGCAGAAGTGGTTCACGCCCATGTCAGAGCGTGAGAAGAAGAAGATCACCAGGGACATGACCATGATGGTACTGGGACGGCAACCACGTTCCTGTAACTTCCTGCACTGGAAAGACCTGAAGATTATTTACAAGAG GTATGCAAGCTTGTATTTCTGCTTGGCCATAGAGAACCAGGAGAATGAGCTGATAGCCCTGGAGGTTATTCATCGCTACGTGGAGCTGCTGGACAAATACTTTGGCAAT GTGTGTGAGCTGGACATAATCTTTAACTTTGAGAAGGCCTATTTTATCCTGGATGAGTTTCTAATGGGCGGCGAAATACAAGAAACTTCCAAACAAATGGTGAACCGCTCCATCGAAGCCTCGGACATGTTGCAGGAG GATGACAGCAGTGAGTGGTATGAGGTGGAGCTGTTTGGATGA
- the LOC121951574 gene encoding dehydrogenase/reductase SDR family member 12-like isoform X1 yields the protein MKVGKLRPPVRRRKRCLLDASPHLTAIGIGYCRKGYEAACKSFEPQDLDVSVVGRSFMITGANSGIGRATAMAIAKKGGTVHMVCRNRDKAEEARVDIVRASENTEVYIHIVDLSETRKVWEFAEAFKKQYPSLNVLINNAGCMVHKRELNAEGLEKNFATNTMGPYILTQSLIPLIQKSRDPRVITVSSGGMLVQKLRVNDLQSKKGYFDGVMVYAQNKRQQVVLTQQWAKANPVIHFSVMHPGWVDTPAVSTSMPQFHHMMGERLRGVEQGADTVVWLALSRAASRTRSGQFFQDRVPVPVHLPLAWTHSSAEEIQRFMTQLETLARAIQSQPDAEPNGPSRPQFV from the exons ATGAAAGTTGGTAAACTCCGCCCTCCTGTCCGCCGGAGGAAACGGTGCCTGCTGGACGCGTCACCGCACCTCACAGCCATCGGGATTGGTTATTGCAG GAAGGGATATGAGGCAGCGTGTAAAAGCTTTGAGCCCCAAGACTTGGATGTGTCTGTTGTGGGACGGTCTTTTATGATCACCGGAGCTAACAGTGGGATTGGCAGGGCGACGGCCATGGCTATAGCCAAGAAAG GTGGGACGGTTCACATGGTATGTAGGAACAGAGATAAAGCAGAAGAGGCCAGAGTGGACATTGTCAGGGCGTCTGAGAACACG GAGGTTTACATCCATATTGTGGACTTGTCAGAGACACGCAAAGTCTGGGAGTTTGCCGAGGCCTTCAAGAAGCAGTATCCATCCTTGAATGTGTTG ATAAATAATGCAGGGTGTATGGTGCACAAGAGAGAGCTGAATGCTGAGGGCCTGGAGAAAAACTTTGCCACCAACACTATGG GGCCGTACATCCTCACCCAGAGTCTCATACCACTTATACAGAAGAGCCGGGATCCAAGGGTg ATCACTGTGTCCTCGGGAGGCATGCTGGTCCAAAAACTCAGAGTCAATGACTTGCAGTCCAAGAAGGGATACTTTGATGGTGTCATGGTTTATGCCCAGAACAAG AGACAGCAGGTGGTGCTGACACAACAGTGGGCCAAAGCTAACCCGGTCATTCACTTTTCTGTGATGCATCCAGGCTGGGTAGATACACCAG CTGTCTCTACATCTATGCCTCAGTTCCACCACATGATGGGGGAGAGGCTGCGGGGTGTGGAGCAGGGAGCCGACACTGTCGTGTGGTTGGCCTTGTCTAGAGCTGCTTCCCGAACACGCAGCGGGCAGTTCTTTCAAG ATCGCGTGCCTGTTCCTGTCCACCTGCCTCTGGCCTGGACACACAGCTCCGCAGAGGAGATTCAGCGTTTCATGACTCAACTGGAGACTTTGGCTAGAGCCATTCAGTCCCAACCTGATGCAGAGCCCAATGGTCCCTCCAGACCTCAGTTTGTCTGA
- the LOC121951574 gene encoding dehydrogenase/reductase SDR family member 12-like isoform X2, giving the protein MSLYRNAIWFLNGIHQYTRKGYEAACKSFEPQDLDVSVVGRSFMITGANSGIGRATAMAIAKKGGTVHMVCRNRDKAEEARVDIVRASENTEVYIHIVDLSETRKVWEFAEAFKKQYPSLNVLINNAGCMVHKRELNAEGLEKNFATNTMGPYILTQSLIPLIQKSRDPRVITVSSGGMLVQKLRVNDLQSKKGYFDGVMVYAQNKRQQVVLTQQWAKANPVIHFSVMHPGWVDTPAVSTSMPQFHHMMGERLRGVEQGADTVVWLALSRAASRTRSGQFFQDRVPVPVHLPLAWTHSSAEEIQRFMTQLETLARAIQSQPDAEPNGPSRPQFV; this is encoded by the exons ATGTCTCTGTACCGAAATGCCATATGGTTTTTGAATGGGATCCACCAATATACCAG GAAGGGATATGAGGCAGCGTGTAAAAGCTTTGAGCCCCAAGACTTGGATGTGTCTGTTGTGGGACGGTCTTTTATGATCACCGGAGCTAACAGTGGGATTGGCAGGGCGACGGCCATGGCTATAGCCAAGAAAG GTGGGACGGTTCACATGGTATGTAGGAACAGAGATAAAGCAGAAGAGGCCAGAGTGGACATTGTCAGGGCGTCTGAGAACACG GAGGTTTACATCCATATTGTGGACTTGTCAGAGACACGCAAAGTCTGGGAGTTTGCCGAGGCCTTCAAGAAGCAGTATCCATCCTTGAATGTGTTG ATAAATAATGCAGGGTGTATGGTGCACAAGAGAGAGCTGAATGCTGAGGGCCTGGAGAAAAACTTTGCCACCAACACTATGG GGCCGTACATCCTCACCCAGAGTCTCATACCACTTATACAGAAGAGCCGGGATCCAAGGGTg ATCACTGTGTCCTCGGGAGGCATGCTGGTCCAAAAACTCAGAGTCAATGACTTGCAGTCCAAGAAGGGATACTTTGATGGTGTCATGGTTTATGCCCAGAACAAG AGACAGCAGGTGGTGCTGACACAACAGTGGGCCAAAGCTAACCCGGTCATTCACTTTTCTGTGATGCATCCAGGCTGGGTAGATACACCAG CTGTCTCTACATCTATGCCTCAGTTCCACCACATGATGGGGGAGAGGCTGCGGGGTGTGGAGCAGGGAGCCGACACTGTCGTGTGGTTGGCCTTGTCTAGAGCTGCTTCCCGAACACGCAGCGGGCAGTTCTTTCAAG ATCGCGTGCCTGTTCCTGTCCACCTGCCTCTGGCCTGGACACACAGCTCCGCAGAGGAGATTCAGCGTTTCATGACTCAACTGGAGACTTTGGCTAGAGCCATTCAGTCCCAACCTGATGCAGAGCCCAATGGTCCCTCCAGACCTCAGTTTGTCTGA
- the LOC121951376 gene encoding cullin-3-like, with the protein MSNLKSSTKKDTKMRIRAFPMTMDEKYVNNIWDLLKNAIQEIQRKNNSGLSFEELYRNAYTMVLHKHGEKLYTGLREVVTEHLINKVREDVLNSLNNNFLQTLNQAWNDHQTAMVMIRDILMYMDRVYVQQNNVENVYNLGLIIFRDQVVRYGCIRDHLRQTLLDMIARERKGEVVDRGAIRNACQMLMILGLDGRSVYEEDFEGPFLDMSAEFFQMESQKFLAENSASVYIKKVEARINEEIERVMHCLDKSTEEPIVKVVERELISKHMKTIVEMENSGLVHMLKNGKTEDLACMYKLFSRVPNGLKTMCECMSSYLREQGKALVSEEGEGKNPVDYIQGLLDLKTRFDRFLLESFNNDRLFKQTIAGDFEYFLNLNSRSPEYLSLFIDDKLKKGVKGLTEQEVESILDKAMVLFRFMQEKDVFERYYKQHLGRRLLSNKSVSDDSEKNMISKLKTECGCQFTSKLEGMFRDMSISNTTMDEFRQHIQTTSASLSGVDLTVRVLTTGYWPTQSATPKCTIPPAPRHAFEVFRRFYLAKHSGRQLTLQHHMGGADLNATFYGAIKKEDGSEVGVGGAQVTGSNTRKHILQVSTFQMTILMLFNNREKCTFEEIQQETDIPERELVRALQSLACGKPTQRVLTKEPKSKEIESGHVFTVNDQFTSKLHRVKIQTVAAKQGESDPERKETRQKVDDDRKHEIEAAIVRIMKSRKKMQHNVLVAEVTQQLRARFLPSPVVIKKRIEGLIEREYLARTPEDRKVYTYVA; encoded by the exons ATGTCCAACCTCAAAAGCAGCACCAAGAAGGACACCAAGATGAGGATACGAGCCTTTCCT ATGACAATGGATGAGAAGTATGTGAACAACATCTGGGACCTTCTAAAGAATGCCATTCAGGAGATCCAGAGGAAGAACAACAGTGGGTTAAGCTTTGAGGAGCTGTACAGGAACGCCTACACCATGGTGCTCCACAAGCACGGAGAGAAGCTCTACACAGGCCTGAGGGAGGTCGTCACAGAGCACCTCATCAACAAA gtaCGGGAAGATGTCTTAAACTCTCTTAATAATAACTTTCTGCAAACACTGAATCAGGCCTGGAATGACCATCAGACTGCCATGGTTATGATTAGAGACATCCTCATGTACATG GACCGGGTCTATGTTCAGCAAAACAATGTGGAGAATGTGTACAACCTCGGCCTCATCATATTCAGGGACCAGGTGGTGCGCTACGGCTGCATTCGAGACCACCTGCGGCAGACGTTACTGGACATGATTGCTCgtgagaggaaaggagaggttGTTGACAG GGGCGCCATCAGAAATGCCTGCCAGATGCTGATGATTCTTGGTCTGGATGGCAGATCTGTATATGAGGAGGACTTTGAGGGTCCTTTCTTAGATATGTCAGCTGAATTCTTCCAG ATGGAGAGCCAAAAGTTCCTAGCAGAAAACAGTGCCAGTGTCTACATTAAGAAGGTGGAGGCCAGAATCAATGAAGAGATCGAGAGAGTTATGCACTGCCTGGACAAGTCTACAGAGGAGCCCATCGTCAAGGTGGTGGAGCGGGAGCTCATTTCTAAACACATGAAGACCATTGTCGAGATGGAGAACTCTGGCCTCGTCCATATGCTCAAGAACGGCAAGACAGAAG ACCTGGCATGCATGTACAAGCTGTTCAGTCGTGTGCCAAACGGCCTGAAAACAATGTGTGAGTGTATGAGCTCTTACTTGAGGGAGCAAGGCAAAGCTCTGGTgtcagaggagggagagggcaAGAACCCTGTCGACTATATCCAG GGCCTGCTCGACCTGAAGACACGATTTGATCGTTTCCTCCTTGAGTCTTTCAATAATGATAGACTCTTCAAACAGACCATAGCAGGAGACTTTGAGTATTTCCTCAACCTCAACTCGCGCTCACCGGAGTACCTATCACTCTTTATTGATGACAAGCTGAAGAAGGGTGTCAAAGGG TTGACAGAACAGGAGGTGGAGTCTATCCTTGACAAGGCCATGGTGTTGTTCCGGTTTATGCAGGAGAAGGATGTGTTTGAACGGTACTACAAGCAGCATCTGGGCCGCAGGCTGCTCAGCAACAAGAGTGTGTCAGACGACTCAGAAAAGAACATGATCTCTAAGCTCAag ACAGAATGTGGCTGTCAGTTCACCTCCAAACTGGAAGGGATGTTCAGAGACATGAGCATCTCCAACACTACCATGGATGAGTTCAGGCAACACATACAGACCACATCG GCATCTCTAAGTGGTGTGGACCTCACAGTTCGGGTCCTCACTACCGGCTACTGGCCCACACAGTCAGCCACACCCAAATGCACCATCCCCCCTGCTCCCAGACACGCCTTTGAAGTCTTTAGAAG gttttacCTCGCTAAGCACAGCGGTAGACAGCTCACACTACAACACCATATGGGTGGGGCAGACCTAAATGCAACTTTCTACGGAGCTATTAAAAAG GAGGATGGTTCAGAGGTGGGTGTGGGAGGTGCTCAGGTGACTGGCTCGAACACACGGAAGCACATACTGCAGGTCTCCACCTTTCAGATGACCATCCTCATGCTCTTCAATAACAGAGAAAAGTGCACTTTTGAG GAGATCCAGCAGGAGACAGATATTCCTGAGCGGGAGTTAGTGCGAGCGCTGCAGTCATTGGCCTGCGGAAAGCCGACACAGAGAGTTCTCACCAAGGAGCCAAAGTCAAAGGAGATAGAGAGTGGCCATGTGTTTACAGTTAATGATCAGTTTACTTCCAAACTGCACAGAGTCAAAATACAGACAG TTGCTGCTAAACAAGGGGAGTCGGACCCCGAAAGGAAAGAGACGCGGCAGAAAGTGGATGATGACAGGAAGCATGAGATCGAGGCAGCCATTGTCCGAATCATGAAGTCAAGGAAGAAGATGCAGCACAATGTCCTGGTGGCAGAG GTAACTCAGCAGCTCCGGGCGCGTTTTCTTCCGAGCCCTGTCGTTATTAAAAAGCGCATAGAAGGACTAATAGAAAGAGAATACTTGGCAAGAACACCAGAAGATCGCAAAGTGTACACCTACGTTGCATAA